In Fibrobacter sp. UWB13, the genomic window GTCCCGTGGTAATAAGCCAATACAAAGATGATTGTACCAAACACAATCGATTTAATAATCCCCGCCCACAAGTCCATATTGCTGAACAGGTACTGCATACCGGTCGAATAGGTGTAGGTCGTGATATCCAAAGCAAGCACACAGACAATCCAGCCACCAATCAGCGCAAGCGCATTGGATATGGCGGTCAGGCACGGAATCATCGTCAAGAACGCAAAGAAGCGCGGCATCGCGAGGTAGCGGTACGGGTCGAGCCCGAGCACCACGTATGCAGAAAGCTCTTCTTTCTCTTTCATGGAACCAAGCTCAGCAGCGACGGCACTCCCCACTCGCCCCGAAAGCACAATAGCCGTAAGGAGCGGTCCAAGTTCAATAAGCACCATCTTGCAGGCGGCCGTCCCCACAAACTTGTCAGATACGAGATTGTGGAATTCGAATTCCGCCATGATAGTTGCAACCATGCCCGTAAAGATGGACGTCACAAACAAAAGCGGGAGCGAGGAAACGCCAACAGAAATCATCTCCTTCACGATGAGTGACGGATTCTTGTGCACAAAGCGGAACTGCTTGATCGTAATGAACAGGATGCAAATACACTCGCCTACAGCAGCGATTGTATCGACAATCTTTTGTCCTATCCAAGTTATCGGTTTCAGAATCAACGTCATAGCACTTCCTTAAAAACTGCCAAAGTCGGCAACCTGCGGTCCACCACCATCGTCATCTGAACCATACTGATAATCTTCGTCGCCACCTTCCATGCCTTGCTGGTCGGTTGCATCGTAGAACGTCGTGTATTCCGGCACGAAGCTCATGTCGATATCCTTCACAGAACCGTTACGGTGCTTAGCCACAATGAGCGTTGCCTTGTAGCGGTCTTCGTCCTTATGCGTCTGCACGAACGGACGTTCCACAAACCACACCATGTCGGCGTCCTGTTCGATAGAACCGGATTCACGCAAGTCCGAAAGCTGCGGGCGTTCACGGCCCTTTTCTTCGACTTTACGGCTGAGCTGAGCGAGTGCAATGACCGGAATGCTCAGTTCCTTTGCCAAGATCTTGAGGCCACGGGAAATCGCACCGATAGCGACAGCGCGGTTTTCTTCCTTGCCGGTCTTCATCAACTGCAAGTAGTCGATGATGAGGAGGTCGAGGTGGCCCTTGTGTTTGAGCTGACGCGCCTTACTCATGAGTTCCATGATACCGAGGTCGGCGTTGTCATCGACAAACAGCGGAGCCTGGTTAATCGGAGTCACGGCGGCGATAATCTTCTTGATTTCATCGGAGT contains:
- a CDS encoding ABC transporter permease, translated to MTLILKPITWIGQKIVDTIAAVGECICILFITIKQFRFVHKNPSLIVKEMISVGVSSLPLLFVTSIFTGMVATIMAEFEFHNLVSDKFVGTAACKMVLIELGPLLTAIVLSGRVGSAVAAELGSMKEKEELSAYVVLGLDPYRYLAMPRFFAFLTMIPCLTAISNALALIGGWIVCVLALDITTYTYSTGMQYLFSNMDLWAGIIKSIVFGTIIFVLAYYHGTHSKPGAHGVGLATMSVVVASCLMILVSDFILDAFMFF